Proteins from a single region of Deltaproteobacteria bacterium:
- a CDS encoding ABC-F family ATP-binding cassette domain-containing protein, with protein MLTIANVTKAFRGQKILDGVNWFAPERTCIGLTGMNGAGKSTLLRMIAGQMEPDGGEIVLPKGTTVGYLPQEVVGVSGRTVMAEALDAFADQHALEAECRRLEDALAQAPTTGPEHDTLMAAYHDVRERFDASARYDLEAETERVLNGLGFRNEDFGRDVGTFSGGWQMRLALAKLLLRRPRVLLLDEPTNHLDLEARTWLEEFLASCESLVILVAHDRYFLDVCVQRITEVSRGRLTDYTCNYTRYLEQREERRTQEAAAYAEQQEEIERVEAFIRRFRYQASKATQVQSRVKQLEKMERLAPPDGHERRVTIRLPEPPRSGRIVVGVEGAVKRYDDLEVYGGVDVAIERGTKVALVGPNGAGKSTLLKMLAGVEPLTDGKRTAGHNVRLAYFAQDQSAVLDPTKTVLEEMMAVTPVEMVPRVRDLLGAFLFSGDSVEKPVRVLSGGERNRLALAKLLIAPANCLLLDEPTNHLDLTAKEVLLEALLAYEGTVVLVAHDRYILDHLPSEILEVGHGEAVRYLGNYEEYLTRKAGGTVAPTAKPKTLAPAAAPEDAEAGPSRGAERAVREAERTARDAERKAARAAEKRAKEAASVESSIATKEAELAELSGVMNDPDFYQTHPNPQAAFSTYARLKREVEGLYEKLERLSA; from the coding sequence ATGCTCACGATCGCGAACGTCACCAAGGCCTTCCGGGGGCAGAAGATCCTCGACGGGGTGAATTGGTTCGCGCCCGAGCGTACCTGCATCGGTCTCACCGGAATGAACGGGGCGGGGAAGTCGACCTTGCTCCGCATGATCGCGGGTCAGATGGAGCCGGACGGCGGTGAGATCGTCCTCCCGAAGGGCACGACCGTCGGCTATCTCCCGCAGGAGGTGGTCGGAGTCTCGGGCCGGACCGTCATGGCGGAGGCACTCGACGCGTTCGCGGACCAGCACGCGCTCGAGGCCGAGTGCCGGCGGCTCGAGGACGCCCTGGCGCAGGCGCCGACGACCGGACCCGAGCACGACACGTTGATGGCGGCCTATCACGACGTGCGCGAGCGCTTCGACGCTTCGGCGCGCTACGACCTCGAAGCCGAGACCGAGCGCGTGCTGAACGGCCTCGGGTTCCGCAACGAGGACTTCGGCCGCGACGTCGGAACCTTCAGCGGCGGCTGGCAGATGCGGCTCGCGCTCGCGAAGCTCCTCCTGCGTCGCCCGCGGGTGCTCCTCCTCGACGAGCCGACCAACCACCTCGACCTCGAGGCGCGCACCTGGCTCGAGGAGTTCCTGGCGTCGTGCGAGTCCCTCGTCATCCTCGTCGCGCACGATCGCTACTTCCTCGACGTTTGCGTGCAGCGCATCACCGAAGTCTCGCGCGGCCGTCTCACCGACTACACGTGCAACTACACGCGTTACCTGGAGCAGCGCGAGGAGCGGCGGACCCAGGAGGCCGCCGCGTACGCCGAGCAGCAGGAGGAGATCGAGCGCGTCGAGGCGTTCATCCGGCGCTTCCGCTACCAGGCCTCGAAGGCGACCCAGGTGCAGAGCCGCGTGAAGCAGCTCGAGAAGATGGAGCGGCTCGCACCGCCCGACGGACACGAGCGGCGGGTGACGATCCGCCTGCCGGAGCCGCCGCGGAGCGGCCGCATCGTCGTCGGCGTGGAGGGGGCAGTGAAGCGGTACGACGATCTCGAAGTGTACGGCGGCGTCGACGTGGCGATCGAGCGCGGTACGAAGGTCGCGCTGGTCGGTCCGAACGGGGCCGGAAAATCGACGCTCCTCAAGATGCTGGCGGGCGTCGAGCCGCTCACCGACGGGAAGCGCACGGCGGGCCACAACGTGCGGCTCGCGTACTTCGCGCAGGACCAATCGGCGGTGCTCGACCCGACGAAGACCGTGCTCGAGGAGATGATGGCGGTGACGCCCGTCGAGATGGTGCCGCGGGTGCGCGACCTCCTCGGCGCCTTCCTCTTCAGCGGCGACTCGGTGGAGAAGCCGGTGCGCGTGCTCTCCGGCGGGGAGCGGAATCGCCTGGCGTTGGCGAAGCTCCTCATCGCGCCGGCCAACTGCCTCCTCCTCGACGAGCCGACGAACCACCTCGACCTCACCGCCAAGGAGGTGCTGCTCGAGGCGCTGCTGGCGTACGAGGGAACGGTCGTGCTGGTCGCGCACGATCGCTACATCCTCGATCATCTTCCGAGTGAGATCCTGGAGGTTGGCCACGGCGAGGCCGTTCGCTACCTCGGGAACTACGAGGAGTATCTCACCCGGAAGGCGGGTGGGACGGTGGCGCCGACGGCGAAGCCGAAGACGCTCGCCCCGGCGGCGGCCCCGGAGGACGCGGAGGCCGGACCGTCGCGCGGGGCCGAGCGCGCCGTACGCGAGGCCGAGCGCACGGCGCGTGACGCCGAGCGCAAGGCCGCCCGCGCGGCGGAGAAGCGCGCCAAGGAGGCGGCGAGCGTCGAGAGCTCGATCGCGACGAAGGAGGCGGAGCTCGCCGAGCTCTCGGGGGTGATGAACGACCCCGACTTCTACCAGACGCACCCGAACCCGCAGGCGGCGTTCTCGACCTACGCGCGTCTGAAGCGCGAGGTCGAGGGTCTCTACGAGAAGCTCGAGCGCCTGAGCGCCTGA
- a CDS encoding transglutaminase domain-containing protein yields MYRPRLVPVRTLLYVLAVVVALVVALAISVARAPYPRLRLERLAFRFLIPIGQRVLGLHPRPAAETWHGFAFERSEALRALRERYDLDAVVRGAGNDFERWVRLMHWARDRFPHRPNAAAPDAQAFDGAALLARRGADDGYLCGTIAPLLVQAVTALGGHARRVELRLTPHDSHVVTEVWSSHVGKWLVLDPDYDAWFTVDGIPQHALELHALWARGAVDAVRVHWRESPHNIYRADLEAGPRDFLRRIFTDRDWTRWDRERNQHKGERFAVRLLNYYSHVSFPRRNDWRSRPLPWWHPEGNHVQGSLVIAVPTMPDWEDFLVRVPTPDAFYGPPPA; encoded by the coding sequence GTGTATAGGCCCCGACTCGTCCCCGTGCGCACGCTCCTCTACGTCCTCGCCGTGGTCGTCGCGCTCGTCGTCGCGCTCGCGATCTCGGTGGCGCGCGCGCCGTATCCCCGCCTCCGTCTCGAGCGCCTGGCGTTCCGCTTCCTGATCCCGATCGGCCAGCGCGTGCTCGGGCTGCACCCCCGACCGGCCGCCGAAACCTGGCACGGCTTCGCGTTCGAGCGCTCCGAGGCCCTCCGCGCGCTCCGCGAACGGTACGACCTCGACGCCGTCGTCCGCGGCGCGGGCAACGACTTCGAGCGCTGGGTGCGCCTCATGCACTGGGCGCGGGACCGCTTTCCGCATCGTCCGAACGCCGCCGCGCCCGATGCGCAGGCGTTCGACGGCGCGGCGCTGCTCGCCCGCCGCGGCGCGGACGACGGGTATCTCTGCGGCACGATCGCTCCGCTGCTGGTCCAGGCCGTGACGGCCCTCGGGGGTCACGCCCGCCGGGTCGAGCTCCGCCTCACGCCGCACGACAGCCACGTAGTGACCGAGGTGTGGTCGAGCCACGTCGGGAAGTGGCTCGTGCTCGACCCGGACTACGACGCCTGGTTCACCGTCGACGGCATCCCGCAACACGCGCTCGAGCTCCACGCCCTCTGGGCGCGCGGCGCCGTCGACGCGGTGCGCGTCCATTGGCGCGAGAGCCCCCACAACATCTACCGTGCCGACCTCGAAGCCGGACCGCGCGACTTCCTGCGCCGCATCTTCACGGATCGCGATTGGACCCGCTGGGACCGCGAGCGCAACCAGCACAAAGGCGAGCGCTTCGCCGTCCGGCTCCTCAACTACTACAGCCACGTATCCTTCCCGCGTCGGAACGACTGGCGCTCGCGTCCTCTCCCGTGGTGGCATCCCGAGGGAAATCACGTGCAGGGCTCCCTCGTGATCGCCGTGCCGACGATGCCCGACTGGGAGGACTTCCTCGTCCGCGTCCCGACCCCCGACGCGTTCTACGGACCGCCGCCCGCCTGA
- a CDS encoding methyltransferase domain-containing protein: MQRTLLDLVVCPRCRERFSLDVYREAASSSGAEPEILDGALRCGPCAAAYPVVAGVPRLLGPALLARVRRRHPQFFATHPQFLDADAAGDDPLADTLESFTRQRLDLDLPGPALAEQWRRNLQRNLGDALTLEALRGQRILDVGCGFGRHLLVAAEQGAEVVGIDLSGGVEVAYRNLGGRPNCHVLQANVHERPLRDAAFDVVWSFGVLHHMPDPSAGFRSLVDFAHPDGGLIAIWVYGYRGMRFTYRLSHMRALHAVTRSLSGSARLRASQTVAAVLSALYWEPLRFLRGLALGRVVDRLPLGDYVDHGWKARVAGVHDRLSTPITHFHDRQELEQWLRTAGLSDIRVEDTDRRGWRASGRRTPRPEAARRPHPDANGPARHDDRPSPS, from the coding sequence GTGCAGCGCACGCTCCTCGATCTGGTCGTCTGCCCGCGCTGTCGCGAACGCTTCTCCCTCGACGTCTATCGCGAAGCCGCATCCTCCAGCGGCGCCGAGCCCGAGATCCTCGACGGCGCGCTCCGCTGCGGTCCGTGCGCCGCGGCGTACCCCGTCGTCGCGGGCGTGCCGCGCCTCCTCGGCCCCGCGCTCCTCGCGCGCGTTCGTCGGCGACACCCGCAGTTCTTCGCGACCCATCCGCAATTCCTCGACGCGGACGCGGCGGGCGACGATCCTCTCGCCGACACGCTCGAGAGCTTCACCCGCCAGCGGCTCGATCTCGATCTCCCGGGTCCCGCGCTCGCCGAGCAGTGGCGCCGCAATCTGCAGCGCAACCTCGGCGACGCGCTCACGCTCGAGGCGCTCCGCGGACAGCGCATCCTCGACGTCGGGTGCGGATTCGGCCGGCACTTGCTGGTCGCCGCCGAGCAGGGCGCCGAGGTCGTGGGCATCGACCTCTCCGGGGGCGTGGAAGTCGCGTATCGCAACCTCGGCGGTCGGCCGAACTGCCACGTGCTCCAGGCGAACGTCCACGAGCGACCGCTGCGCGACGCCGCCTTCGACGTCGTGTGGTCGTTCGGCGTGCTGCACCACATGCCCGATCCGTCCGCGGGCTTCCGCAGCCTCGTCGACTTCGCGCACCCGGACGGCGGCCTGATCGCGATCTGGGTCTACGGCTACCGCGGCATGCGCTTCACGTATCGCCTATCGCACATGCGCGCGCTCCACGCCGTCACACGCTCGCTGTCGGGGTCCGCGCGGCTGCGCGCGTCACAGACGGTCGCGGCCGTCCTGTCGGCCCTCTACTGGGAGCCGCTCCGTTTCCTGCGCGGGCTCGCGCTCGGCCGCGTCGTCGATCGGCTGCCGCTCGGCGACTACGTCGACCACGGCTGGAAGGCGCGGGTCGCCGGCGTGCACGACCGCCTCTCGACGCCGATCACGCACTTCCACGATCGCCAGGAGCTGGAGCAGTGGCTCCGGACAGCCGGCCTGTCCGACATTCGCGTAGAGGACACGGATCGACGGGGCTGGCGCGCCTCCGGTCGCCGCACACCGCGCCCCGAAGCCGCGCGCCGCCCGCATCCGGACGCGAACGGACCGGCACGGCACGACGATCGTCCTTCACCGAGCTGA
- the eutC gene encoding ethanolamine ammonia-lyase subunit EutC, with product MSTPSAALARLLAKTPARLAIGRSGPRLTTASYLRFLADHGRARDAVFTEVPPAVVKKLGLVELGTAAGSRAAYLRDPGLGRTLAPSARARLARCRKRPEVQILVIDGLSSAAVVAHAGALLRALVRELAGRRRRLGTPIFVRNGRVRIQDEIGHVLRPEVCCAIVGERPGLATATSLSAYVIHRPTRASTEPDRTLISNIHDGGLAPAAAARRIADLVDTCLAHEASGAALAAALAATGAGDAPGAHAGSGAPTRLRENASGRVRRGDRAAASGARPRPRAT from the coding sequence ATGAGCACGCCATCGGCCGCCCTCGCGCGCCTGCTCGCCAAAACGCCGGCGCGCCTCGCCATCGGGCGGAGCGGTCCCCGGCTCACGACGGCCTCCTACCTTCGCTTCCTCGCCGACCACGGGCGTGCGCGCGACGCCGTCTTCACCGAGGTGCCGCCCGCGGTGGTGAAGAAGCTCGGTCTCGTCGAGCTCGGGACCGCGGCCGGATCGCGGGCGGCGTACCTCCGCGATCCCGGCCTCGGACGCACGCTCGCCCCGAGCGCCCGTGCGCGTCTCGCGCGCTGTCGGAAGCGTCCGGAGGTCCAGATCCTCGTCATCGACGGCTTGTCGTCCGCGGCCGTCGTCGCTCATGCAGGAGCGCTGCTGCGAGCGCTCGTCCGCGAGCTCGCCGGGCGACGCCGGCGGCTCGGAACGCCGATCTTCGTCCGCAACGGGCGCGTGCGCATCCAGGACGAGATCGGGCACGTGCTGCGTCCCGAGGTCTGCTGCGCGATCGTCGGCGAGCGACCCGGCCTCGCGACCGCGACGAGCCTCTCGGCGTACGTCATCCACCGGCCGACACGCGCGTCGACCGAGCCCGATCGCACGTTGATCTCGAACATCCACGACGGCGGCCTCGCGCCGGCCGCGGCCGCTCGCCGAATCGCCGATCTCGTCGACACGTGCCTCGCGCACGAGGCGAGCGGCGCCGCGCTCGCGGCGGCCCTCGCCGCCACCGGCGCGGGCGACGCGCCGGGCGCGCACGCAGGCTCGGGAGCACCGACGCGCCTGCGTGAGAACGCGAGCGGCCGTGTTCGCCGCGGCGATCGTGCAGCAGCGTCAGGCGCGCGCCCGCGGCCGCGCGCGACGTGA
- a CDS encoding ethanolamine ammonia-lyase subunit EutB: MRLAVRLHGRSHRFGSVREVLARANEPKAGDERAGIAARSHEERAAAKLVLAELTLGDLRAHPVAPLDEDEVSRVIDAGVDEAIHREIRGWSVGELRDWLLADETTTDAIRRVSRGLTAEMAAAVAKLCSNLDLVYAARRLPVTTRARTTVGLPGRLSTRLQPNHPSDDPDGITASIYEGLAYGAGDALIGINPCIDDVPNVTKLLELTRDVIARLAVPTQNCVLAHVATQMRALERGAPMDILFQSLAGTEAAVASFGTSVAMLDEASAMIRERSTLRARSGRANPTQLMYFETGQGSELSAGAHGGADQVTLEARCYGLARRYDPFLVNTVVGFIGPEYLADGRQIVRAGIEDHFMGKLLGVPLGADACYTNHAEADQNDCDVLATLLATAGCNYFMGVPAGDDVMLSYQCTSYHDGATLRQLLGLRPAPEFEAWLVERGLMEDGRLTRRAGDPAVFLAP, from the coding sequence ATGCGACTCGCGGTGCGCCTGCACGGACGGAGCCACCGGTTCGGCTCCGTCCGCGAGGTGCTCGCGCGCGCGAACGAGCCCAAGGCCGGCGACGAGCGGGCCGGCATCGCCGCCCGCTCGCACGAGGAGCGCGCCGCCGCCAAGCTCGTGCTCGCGGAGCTCACCCTCGGCGACCTGCGCGCCCACCCGGTAGCGCCGCTCGACGAGGACGAGGTGAGCCGCGTCATCGACGCCGGCGTCGACGAGGCGATCCATCGCGAAATCCGGGGGTGGAGCGTCGGCGAGCTGCGCGACTGGCTGCTCGCCGACGAGACGACGACGGACGCGATACGGCGCGTGAGCCGCGGCCTCACGGCCGAGATGGCGGCCGCCGTCGCGAAGCTTTGCTCGAATCTCGACCTGGTCTACGCCGCGCGCCGCCTGCCGGTCACGACGCGGGCGCGTACGACGGTCGGGCTCCCCGGCCGCTTGAGCACCAGGCTCCAACCCAATCATCCGAGCGACGACCCCGACGGAATCACGGCCTCGATCTACGAGGGCCTCGCGTACGGCGCCGGCGACGCCCTGATCGGCATCAACCCGTGCATCGACGACGTGCCGAACGTCACGAAGCTCCTCGAGCTGACCCGCGACGTGATCGCGCGGCTCGCCGTCCCGACGCAGAACTGCGTGCTCGCCCACGTCGCGACGCAGATGCGCGCGCTCGAGCGCGGCGCACCGATGGACATTCTCTTCCAGAGCCTGGCCGGCACGGAGGCCGCGGTCGCGAGCTTCGGAACGTCCGTCGCGATGCTCGACGAGGCGAGCGCGATGATCCGCGAGCGCTCGACGCTCCGCGCCCGCAGCGGCCGGGCGAACCCGACGCAGCTCATGTACTTCGAGACCGGCCAAGGATCGGAGCTCTCGGCCGGCGCCCACGGCGGCGCCGACCAGGTGACCCTCGAAGCGCGCTGCTACGGCCTCGCGCGCCGCTACGACCCATTCCTGGTGAATACCGTCGTCGGGTTCATCGGACCCGAGTACCTGGCCGACGGACGCCAGATCGTGCGCGCGGGGATCGAGGATCATTTCATGGGCAAGCTGCTCGGCGTCCCGCTCGGCGCCGACGCCTGCTATACCAACCACGCCGAGGCCGATCAGAACGACTGCGACGTCCTCGCCACGCTGCTCGCGACCGCCGGCTGCAACTATTTCATGGGCGTTCCCGCCGGCGACGACGTGATGTTGAGCTACCAGTGCACCAGCTATCACGACGGCGCGACGTTGCGGCAACTGCTCGGCCTGCGTCCGGCACCCGAGTTCGAAGCCTGGCTCGTGGAGCGCGGGCTCATGGAAGACGGACGCCTCACCAGGCGCGCCGGCGACCCGGCCGTGTTCCTCGCCCCATGA
- a CDS encoding redoxin domain-containing protein, translated as MSADAPRQPPAFAGRIGVTLLCVYLLGVTIRIGGCYGPELAARDERPDAGPPIGAEFPAFSLRDVSGVPVGREQLAGSIGVIVIVPTLDWSPPTKAHLLDLAETVGARRDVRVAIVVPAAQATPRSLAFVRDRTLPFFVLVDDAGLIDRLGLATPAPDGAPAALPATFVLGPDGRVRVRDVRRNPGAWADVSALLDAAAAPAG; from the coding sequence ATGAGCGCCGACGCCCCGCGCCAACCGCCCGCTTTCGCGGGCCGCATCGGTGTCACCCTCCTCTGCGTCTACCTTCTCGGCGTGACGATCCGGATCGGCGGCTGCTACGGGCCCGAGCTCGCCGCACGCGACGAGCGCCCCGACGCAGGCCCCCCGATCGGAGCGGAGTTCCCGGCCTTCTCGCTGCGCGACGTGAGCGGCGTGCCGGTCGGCCGCGAGCAGCTCGCGGGGAGCATCGGGGTGATCGTCATCGTGCCGACGCTCGATTGGTCGCCGCCCACCAAAGCGCATCTCCTCGATCTCGCCGAGACCGTCGGCGCGCGCCGCGACGTACGCGTCGCGATCGTCGTCCCCGCCGCGCAAGCGACGCCGCGAAGCCTCGCCTTCGTCCGCGACCGGACGTTGCCGTTCTTCGTGTTGGTCGACGACGCGGGGTTGATCGACCGGCTCGGGCTCGCGACGCCGGCGCCGGACGGCGCGCCCGCCGCGCTCCCCGCGACGTTCGTGCTCGGCCCCGACGGCCGCGTCCGCGTGCGCGACGTCCGCAGGAACCCCGGCGCGTGGGCCGACGTCTCGGCACTGCTCGACGCGGCCGCCGCGCCGGCGGGCTAG
- a CDS encoding PDZ domain-containing protein codes for MRSHLALVVVLTLGGAACAKSLQPSLRACPAPQAHGRASGIGIIGMSLDRHAIAGGGQELVVDRVVPDGPAAAAGIHPGDRILEIEGTPTENMSIGDAARRLRGPIDASVALVIATGDRPRDVTITRVAPSELWNATGRAARPGKAAIPATDLAPAAKVAVPPCRP; via the coding sequence ATGCGGAGTCATCTGGCCTTGGTCGTCGTGCTCACGCTCGGTGGCGCGGCGTGTGCGAAGTCCTTGCAGCCGTCACTCCGGGCATGCCCCGCCCCGCAAGCTCACGGGCGCGCGAGCGGCATCGGCATCATCGGCATGTCGCTCGACCGCCACGCGATCGCGGGCGGCGGCCAGGAGCTCGTCGTGGATCGCGTCGTTCCCGACGGCCCGGCGGCGGCCGCCGGCATCCATCCCGGGGATCGCATTCTCGAGATCGAAGGCACGCCGACCGAGAACATGTCGATCGGCGACGCGGCGCGGCGCCTGCGCGGTCCGATCGACGCCTCGGTGGCGCTGGTCATCGCGACCGGCGACCGGCCACGCGACGTCACCATCACGCGCGTCGCACCGAGCGAGCTCTGGAACGCGACCGGCCGCGCCGCGCGCCCCGGCAAGGCGGCCATACCGGCGACCGATCTCGCGCCCGCCGCGAAGGTCGCCGTCCCGCCCTGTCGTCCCTGA